Genomic window (Helianthus annuus cultivar XRQ/B chromosome 3, HanXRQr2.0-SUNRISE, whole genome shotgun sequence):
GGGTGCGTGTGCCAAACCAGAAAAAACAAACTGATAAATGAAAGTaagggtgcaaacgagccaagcGGCTCGTGAGCCGCTCGAGATTGGCTCGAAACGAGCTGAGCCTTATTGAGCTTGAGCCGAGCTTGAGCCCAAAATAAAGCTAGTTTATTTACGAGCCTGAGCTCGACCCTGGAATCTGAagcttatcgagccttagtgtgacattagtttttattaaatatttaaacaTTTACCCTTATTTAAAGTTGTCTAGTAAACGAGCCTAGCCGAGCTTACttaaacttgtttacgagccgagcccaaacctaaaaataagcttgtttagtaaacgagcccgagcttcacttatcgagctcgcgagcctaaacgagtcgagcccaaGAGTTGTCTAATGAGTTGaatgtttatttttgttttcttgatttattatatattattgttTGAAGGTTCACTATTGAACTTTGGGACTTTTCTATGGATTATCAAATACTTCAAGATCAAATACTCCGTATAATTCGTGTTGTGCGAGCTAGACAATTGCAAGCCGCTGGACTAATTTGCTTTTTGCTAGCTTTCATTACACAACATAGATTGTCTACAAAAAAACATGTCAATCTACCTACTAGAGATGTAATTTTACAACGACGATATGTACGAGAAGAGATGTTACGTGACCTTTCAAATAGTGGTAAATGTCGTGAACTTATTCGTATAAGTGAGAGAGCTTATATGACATTGTGCAATATCTTAAAGCATGATGGTGGTCTTCAAGCTACTCAACGAATGTCCGTTGAAGAGCAAGTTGCAAGATTTTTGCATATTGTAGGTAATGACATGAGAAATAGGTTAGCCTCTTGGATATACCGTCGTTCTAGATCAACAACCAGTCGGTGCTTCCATAGAGTTTTGCGAGCGATTTTATCGTTAGAAAGTCATTATCTACAACAACCTAAAGGTGATGTTGTCCCGAAAGAAATTCAAGAGAAAAAGAGATTTTATCCTTTTTTCAAGGATTGTGTAGGGGCAATTGATGGAACACATGTTCGTGTCAAAGTACCAAACAAAGATGCCGCTAGATATCGTGGTCGTAAAGGATACCCGACAATAAATGTATTGGCAGCTTGTACATTTGACTTGAAATTTACATATGTTCTAACTGGTTGGGAGGGGACTGCATCAGACTCGAGAATAATAAAGGATGCATTTAGTAGAAGTGATAAACTAGTAATTCCTACCGGTAATTTTTCAAACCAGTTTTAATTAattgttatattattttagaaTATTACTAATTACAATTTAATTATAGGTAAATACTATTTAGTAGATGCGGGTTTGCCTCATACAAGCTCACTAATGACACCATATAGAGGCGTTAGGTATCACTTGAAAGAGTACTCAACCCGTGCCCCTGAGAACTCAAAGGAGTTGTTCAACCTTCGTCATGCGTCATTACGTAACGCAATTGAACGAGCATTTGGTGTCCTAAAAAAAAGGTTTCCTATCATTAGAAGTACAGCAGAACCATTTTACTCTTGTCAAACACAGTCAGGCATCTTTTTGgcatgttgcattttacacaacTTTTTACTAGAGGAAGATCGTGACAAAGATCTTGAAGATGAAGTCTTAAATGAGGTGTTAAATGAACCAGTAGAAGAAGAACGTCAAAGTGCTACAGGCATGCGTGAGGGTAGTAATGAAGCAGACCAATTAAGGAATTCAATTGCAAAAATATGGTTGAGGAGCTTAGCACAACTCTTGAAATGACTTTTACCAAAGCTCATTTGAAGAATCGTTTAAAGACGTTGAAAAACCGTTTTTCTGCCTGGTATGATATGTTTCAGGGAACGTCATTAAGTGGGTTCTCATGGAATCCTGAAACTCAACTAATTGAAGCGGAGGATGAAGTCTGGCAAAAATTAATAGACGTAAGTGCTTTAACTATTTACTAAAATATTCAGATTATCGTCTGTAATACTAAttattttgattttgttaaatAGTCAAAGCCAAAAGCTGCGGCGTTGAAGACGAAGAAAGTCACAAACTATGATGAAATGCTACAACTATTCGCAAAGGATAGGGCATCAGGTGCACAAGCTGAAACTGCTAAAGAAAGAAATGCCCGGTTGCAGAAGGATGATGGCATTAACACAGACACACCTACAGAACTGGATGAATTCTTAGTTGCCAATGATGTAACTCTAGAGAGCCAATACAATCTTGATGATGATGTACATGTGGTTGATCTTACGTCTTCTCTACCCGGGCAGTCTTCTAGTGCAAAGAAATACAAGAGTAGAAAAAGAAAAGTCGAGCAAGTAGATGATGATTTAACCTCAAGGATTATGAATGGTGTTGGCAGCATAGCTAATGCTATTGCTGAAGGTAATAAAATTATTCATGAAAGCAATAAGATACTTGAAAGAGTTCATCATGAAAGCAATAAGATACTTGAAAGAGTTCATCATCGCGAGTACACAGGTGATGAAATTATTAAAGAATTGGAACCGATGGGTTTGGAACCTCAAGAAATACCATTGGCTTTCAATTATTTGGTGGAGAATCAAGCTAAAGC
Coding sequences:
- the LOC110932156 gene encoding uncharacterized protein LOC110932156, translated to MTLCNILKHDGGLQATQRMSVEEQVARFLHIVGNDMRNRLASWIYRRSRSTTSRCFHRVLRAILSLESHYLQQPKGDVVPKEIQEKKRFYPFFKDCVGAIDGTHVRVKVPNKDAARYRGRKGYPTINVLAACTFDLKFTYVLTGWEGTASDSRIIKDAFSRSDKLVIPTGKYYLVDAGLPHTSSLMTPYRGVRYHLKEYSTRAPENSKELFNLRHASLRNAIERAFGVLKKRFPIIRSTAEPFYSCQTQSGIFLACCILHNFLLEEDRDKDLEDEVLNELSTTLEMTFTKAHLKNRLKTLKNRFSAWYDMFQGTSLSGFSWNPETQLIEAEDEVWQKLIDSKPKAAALKTKKVTNYDEMLQLFAKDRASGAQAETAKERNARLQKDDGINTDTPTELDEFLVANDVTLESQYNLDDDVHVVDLTSSLPGQSSSAKKYKSRKRKVEQVDDDLTSRIMNGVGSIANAIAEGNKIIHESNKILERVHHESNKILERVHHREYTGDEIIKELEPMGLEPQEIPLAFNYLVENQAKARSLFSCSSNMRLTLLRGMMGLGN